The Deltaproteobacteria bacterium genome window below encodes:
- the flgL gene encoding flagellar hook-associated protein FlgL, with protein MRIADKMNYNQAQKNISKNRTDMSELQNQAATQKRINKPSDDPLATTRVLSSRTEERTSGQFVKNITQAKSFLEFSDQSLNELSELLVRAKELAISQASDASGNEQTRNVTAQEIQQIFNQAVQVGNRKLGERYIFSGFKTQTMPFDKNGDYSGDNGDLKMQTHKDQFVAVNLPGSSVFLGQGISKDGLVRPGQITPTKVEDLNPLRQKESESEQIFSVDQENKVLLRGPASYGKATKIGTKDPSNQDPGTNIFQVLGGLEVSLKTNDKEGIQQSLDLIDQSISQVVLARSELGSRIMTINGTLDSLQKSIFDNKLTASQLEDADVFQVVSDINKADSALKATLETSGKMIQPSLLDFIK; from the coding sequence TATCAGTAAAAACCGCACTGACATGTCTGAGTTGCAAAATCAAGCAGCTACCCAAAAAAGAATCAACAAGCCTTCCGATGACCCTCTAGCAACAACTCGAGTTCTCTCTTCTCGCACGGAGGAAAGAACGAGTGGGCAATTTGTGAAAAACATAACTCAAGCAAAATCTTTTCTTGAGTTCTCGGACCAATCCCTCAACGAATTATCTGAATTACTTGTCAGGGCCAAAGAGCTTGCCATTAGCCAGGCCAGTGATGCCTCTGGAAATGAACAAACTAGAAATGTGACGGCTCAAGAAATTCAGCAGATTTTTAATCAAGCAGTGCAAGTTGGAAATCGAAAACTCGGAGAACGCTATATATTTTCTGGCTTTAAAACCCAGACCATGCCTTTTGATAAAAATGGGGATTACTCTGGGGATAATGGGGATTTAAAAATGCAAACCCATAAAGATCAATTCGTGGCCGTCAACCTGCCAGGAAGCTCTGTCTTTTTAGGGCAAGGAATTTCTAAAGATGGGCTGGTTCGGCCCGGGCAAATCACACCTACCAAAGTCGAAGATTTAAATCCTTTACGACAAAAAGAATCCGAGTCAGAACAAATTTTTTCAGTGGATCAAGAAAATAAAGTTCTGCTTCGCGGTCCTGCCAGTTATGGAAAAGCAACAAAAATCGGGACTAAAGATCCTTCTAATCAAGATCCGGGTACAAATATATTTCAAGTGCTTGGAGGACTAGAAGTCTCATTAAAAACGAATGACAAAGAAGGAATTCAACAATCTCTAGATTTAATTGATCAGTCCATTTCACAAGTCGTTTTAGCGCGTTCCGAGCTAGGCTCAAGAATTATGACTATTAACGGAACTCTGGATTCTCTGCAAAAATCCATCTTCGACAATAAACTTACCGCTTCTCAGTTAGAGGATGCTGATGTTTTTCAAGTTGTATCCGACATCAATAAAGCCGACTCCGCATTGAAAGCTACTTTGGAAACTTCTGGAAAAATGATTCAACCAAGTTTATTGGATTTTATTAAATAA